From Pelotomaculum schinkii, the proteins below share one genomic window:
- a CDS encoding molybdopterin-dependent oxidoreductase, with protein sequence MKNICKVLLLFLALLLLLATAAACGSKAQRSAAEPGPFDEEKIVVHGLQEQDFEITLGDLKKLSTVTRHAEAARSNGEKVSVDATGPLLDTFLQQYGKSQKDFSRIRFTAKDQYSIAVPSDVLANRQIILSYISDGKPLEDDMQPVRVVIPGERAMYWVRNMIRMDFETGGDQEPPNKVVFLETAVQNLPQQDYEYFDSVDKAIKTIDLVTKYADINDSSVANVFLKASDGLQKNETKANFLSAFIKITGKEAPKFLAPQFPQGMHIRGLLYVIYGQTAIFDYTEGAACLPKQTEEGTEGIAFSQIFKQTGLTGGSKYQFTSADGKSIVLTITDLGSGGLIYQNARGALAFTCTGPSGKKNVDDLLSIEVLP encoded by the coding sequence ATGAAAAATATTTGCAAAGTTCTGTTATTGTTTCTGGCGTTGCTGTTGCTTTTGGCGACTGCCGCCGCATGCGGCAGCAAGGCGCAGCGTAGCGCGGCAGAGCCCGGCCCGTTTGACGAAGAGAAGATTGTTGTGCACGGTCTGCAGGAGCAGGACTTTGAAATAACCCTGGGAGATTTGAAAAAACTGTCGACGGTGACCAGGCATGCTGAAGCCGCACGCTCCAACGGGGAAAAAGTTAGTGTCGATGCCACCGGCCCGTTGCTTGATACTTTTCTGCAGCAATACGGAAAATCCCAAAAGGATTTCAGCCGTATCCGCTTTACGGCCAAAGACCAGTATTCCATTGCCGTGCCGTCCGATGTCCTGGCCAACCGTCAGATTATCCTTTCCTACATAAGTGACGGCAAACCGCTTGAAGATGACATGCAGCCTGTACGCGTCGTCATTCCTGGCGAGCGGGCCATGTACTGGGTCAGAAACATGATCCGCATGGACTTTGAAACAGGCGGTGACCAGGAGCCGCCCAATAAAGTGGTGTTCCTGGAGACGGCAGTCCAAAACTTACCCCAGCAGGACTATGAGTATTTCGACAGTGTGGACAAGGCCATTAAAACCATCGACCTTGTTACAAAATATGCAGATATCAACGACAGCAGCGTGGCCAATGTTTTCCTGAAAGCCAGCGACGGGCTGCAGAAAAACGAGACCAAAGCCAATTTCCTGTCGGCTTTTATTAAAATAACCGGCAAGGAAGCCCCCAAATTTTTAGCGCCGCAGTTTCCCCAAGGTATGCATATCCGGGGCCTGCTCTATGTCATCTACGGTCAGACAGCTATCTTTGACTATACGGAAGGCGCCGCTTGTCTTCCTAAACAGACAGAAGAAGGCACGGAGGGCATCGCTTTCTCACAAATTTTCAAACAAACAGGCCTGACCGGAGGCAGCAAATATCAATTTACCAGCGCCGACGGCAAGAGCATTGTGTTGACGATCACCGATCTGGGCAGCGGCGGTCTGATCTACCAGAACGCCCGGGGCGCCCTGGCTTTCACCTGCACGGGGCCGTCCGGCAAGAAAAATGTGGATGACTTGCTCTCTATAGAAGTCCTGCCGTAA
- a CDS encoding molybdopterin-dependent oxidoreductase: protein MVEASVGKGGFFSSKKILITVIALLALIIAVFSFLNRDQTGLEEGTVIIKAGDTILGRFTIADLQKLPAVEKKMTVNSSQGNSENEFTCVPVLAVLNSIDPGLTQKYKKIITKGVDNYTSGVDMSEVLQPDNVYIAYADHGKPLKTKIGEDGSMRIIICNDDYGQRFTRWLVGMELQ from the coding sequence ATGGTTGAAGCAAGTGTGGGAAAAGGCGGTTTCTTTAGTTCTAAAAAAATACTCATTACGGTAATTGCATTACTGGCTTTGATTATTGCTGTATTCTCGTTTTTAAACCGCGATCAGACCGGTCTCGAGGAAGGGACAGTAATAATTAAAGCCGGCGATACCATATTAGGACGCTTTACAATCGCCGATCTCCAGAAATTGCCGGCAGTAGAAAAGAAAATGACGGTTAATTCTTCTCAGGGCAACTCCGAGAACGAATTTACCTGCGTACCGGTGTTGGCTGTTTTGAACAGCATAGATCCGGGGCTAACCCAAAAATACAAAAAAATCATTACCAAAGGCGTGGACAATTACACATCGGGAGTAGATATGTCTGAAGTCCTGCAGCCGGATAACGTTTATATCGCCTATGCCGATCATGGTAAACCGTTGAAGACAAAGATAGGTGAGGACGGCAGCATGCGTATCATTATTTGCAATGACGATTATGGACAGCGCTTTACCAGATGGCTTGTGGGCATGGAGTTGCAGTAA
- a CDS encoding S-layer homology domain-containing protein yields the protein MHLRKFFKSKARKIVSCLMSFTLFSLLWVAQAGTALADPFHDSDAATSLTFRVGYSGGTFTPVKVFTDSDFANAKKVSYSYMDSLPSPVMDAATGVPLTDLLSKAGIDSNKVKTFAFYATDVPSGPYKTFTKDFLFAPRYYYPNIMQAWNPETQNFSDASGNDTTARAVYNAVRVYPMISISDNWVRGAMSPDFGKQDKSTKYRLMLGQLADDPATITAPNAAKWVYQIDVTLNGTPVTGVSIDKTTDTISVGSTSQLTATVTPSSATEKGVTWSSSNTAVATVSDKGLVKAVSSGTATITATTVDGGFTATCEVTVGSGSGANISPQVNSTTGKSDISPATGGTVSLGSDVSVSIPAGALKGTTKLSVAIQKISSPPDPPDGFSLQGSVFEFTVGDNKNYSFAKPVTLTFAINSTSLKTGETPSVFYYDETSSKWVNLGGSLSGNTIKVTVDHFTKYAVFTANKGTVVQNPVVQNPAAVQNPAVQDPQSAFSDVSGHWAEKTIEKMVALGAVNGYNDGSFKPDSTITRAEFATILMKALIKSQGMTLQSGKNFADTKEHWAQEYITSAASYGIVSGYDDDTFRPDELITREQMAVMLVRAINLETGKEEVQFKDGDSISDWARDAVATLTNSGVMTGYSDNTFQPQVHATRAEAVTAISNALEYV from the coding sequence ATGCATTTGAGAAAATTTTTTAAAAGCAAAGCACGGAAGATCGTTTCGTGTTTGATGTCGTTTACGCTGTTCAGCCTGTTATGGGTCGCGCAAGCCGGTACGGCCCTCGCCGATCCCTTTCATGACAGCGATGCGGCGACTTCGCTCACGTTCAGGGTAGGCTATTCCGGCGGGACTTTTACTCCGGTGAAAGTCTTCACGGACAGTGACTTTGCGAACGCAAAAAAAGTGAGTTACTCCTATATGGACAGCCTGCCGTCGCCGGTTATGGATGCGGCAACGGGAGTACCGCTGACCGATCTCCTTTCGAAAGCCGGTATTGATTCCAACAAGGTAAAAACATTTGCGTTTTATGCAACTGATGTTCCAAGTGGGCCTTATAAAACTTTTACTAAGGATTTCTTGTTTGCGCCCCGCTACTATTATCCGAACATCATGCAGGCCTGGAACCCGGAAACTCAAAATTTTAGCGATGCAAGCGGCAACGACACAACTGCCCGGGCCGTCTATAACGCTGTGCGGGTCTACCCGATGATCTCCATATCAGATAATTGGGTACGAGGGGCCATGAGCCCGGACTTCGGCAAGCAGGACAAATCCACCAAGTACAGACTGATGCTTGGCCAGCTTGCTGACGATCCGGCAACAATAACCGCTCCAAATGCAGCCAAATGGGTGTACCAGATTGATGTAACCCTAAATGGTACACCGGTTACCGGTGTTTCCATCGACAAGACCACTGATACGATCAGCGTCGGCTCCACCAGCCAACTGACGGCAACTGTTACGCCCAGCTCCGCCACAGAAAAAGGCGTAACATGGAGCTCCAGTAATACCGCAGTAGCCACAGTCAGCGACAAAGGCCTGGTGAAGGCCGTTTCCTCCGGCACTGCCACCATCACCGCCACCACTGTGGACGGAGGGTTTACCGCCACCTGTGAGGTAACGGTGGGCTCCGGCAGCGGAGCTAATATTTCTCCGCAGGTTAACAGTACAACTGGAAAAAGTGACATCAGTCCGGCCACCGGCGGCACGGTCAGTCTGGGTAGCGATGTTTCGGTCAGCATACCTGCCGGAGCATTAAAAGGTACAACCAAATTAAGTGTCGCCATCCAAAAGATTAGCAGTCCGCCGGACCCGCCGGATGGCTTCTCGCTGCAAGGCTCTGTTTTTGAATTTACCGTGGGGGACAATAAAAATTACAGCTTTGCAAAACCGGTTACGCTTACTTTTGCCATTAATTCTACTTCGTTAAAAACAGGAGAGACCCCCTCGGTTTTTTATTACGATGAGACGTCCTCCAAATGGGTTAATCTGGGTGGCAGCCTCTCAGGCAACACCATCAAGGTAACTGTCGACCATTTTACCAAATACGCAGTGTTTACCGCCAATAAAGGTACGGTTGTCCAAAACCCGGTTGTCCAGAACCCGGCTGCTGTCCAAAACCCGGCTGTCCAGGACCCACAGTCGGCTTTTAGCGACGTCAGCGGCCACTGGGCGGAAAAGACCATCGAGAAGATGGTAGCCCTTGGAGCAGTCAACGGCTATAACGACGGGTCCTTCAAACCTGACAGCACCATTACCAGAGCAGAGTTTGCCACGATCCTGATGAAAGCCCTCATCAAATCACAAGGGATGACGCTCCAGAGTGGTAAGAATTTTGCCGATACAAAGGAACATTGGGCACAGGAGTACATCACTAGCGCCGCCTCATATGGAATTGTCAGCGGGTACGACGACGATACCTTTAGGCCTGATGAACTGATTACACGCGAGCAGATGGCAGTGATGCTCGTCAGGGCAATTAATCTTGAGACAGGAAAGGAAGAAGTACAGTTTAAGGACGGCGACAGCATTTCCGACTGGGCCAGGGACGCGGTGGCAACTTTGACCAATAGCGGCGTAATGACAGGATACTCGGACAATACCTTCCAACCCCAAGTTCACGCAACCAGAGCGGAGGCTGTTACGGCAATATCGAATGCGTTGGAGTACGTCTGA
- a CDS encoding DUF2149 domain-containing protein, with protein MRRSRLRTPEEVSPLEGAINIVDAMLVFACGLMLALVIHWNVDLEQLGERVDLNRGQEVTQDQEVRSNLIETQEQGKLYEKMGTVYKDPNTGQLFMLTNQ; from the coding sequence TTGAGAAGAAGTCGGCTCAGGACGCCTGAAGAAGTCAGTCCTCTTGAGGGCGCCATCAACATCGTGGATGCCATGCTGGTGTTTGCCTGTGGGCTGATGCTCGCTCTGGTTATTCACTGGAATGTCGATCTGGAACAACTAGGAGAGCGTGTCGACCTGAATCGTGGACAGGAGGTGACACAAGACCAAGAAGTAAGAAGCAATCTAATCGAAACACAGGAGCAGGGCAAGCTTTACGAAAAGATGGGCACAGTCTACAAAGATCCCAATACGGGGCAGCTGTTTATGCTAACCAACCAGTAA
- a CDS encoding MotA/TolQ/ExbB proton channel family protein, giving the protein MLESIFISLRDTMHMISSGLLTPTIVVLLLLLALTVVELGGLLAEAITEQRRGKVNVPELVDSLQRKDSEEIMEEIVNSRLLRRQKAALGELIRHSSLPAASLQAVARRLLAGEELHYARITARTDLVARLGPMLGLMATLIPLGPGMIAMGQGDTKTLADSLLTAFDATVTGLAAAGIAFAVSRLRKRWYEDYLSSLESLMESLLEVFARGRGIEKKSAQDA; this is encoded by the coding sequence GTGCTAGAATCAATTTTTATTTCGCTGAGAGATACCATGCATATGATTTCGTCAGGTTTACTGACGCCTACTATTGTTGTCCTGCTGCTGTTGCTGGCTTTGACGGTGGTCGAGTTGGGCGGCCTGCTGGCAGAAGCCATCACAGAACAACGCAGGGGGAAGGTCAATGTACCGGAATTGGTTGACTCTTTGCAGAGGAAAGACAGCGAAGAGATCATGGAAGAGATTGTTAATAGCCGGTTGTTGCGTCGTCAAAAAGCGGCTCTCGGTGAGCTGATCAGACACAGCAGTTTGCCCGCCGCCTCCCTGCAGGCCGTAGCCCGCAGGTTGCTTGCCGGAGAGGAGCTGCATTATGCCAGGATCACTGCCAGGACTGACCTGGTGGCGCGACTGGGGCCCATGTTGGGTTTGATGGCCACCCTGATTCCACTGGGGCCGGGCATGATTGCCATGGGCCAGGGCGACACCAAGACACTGGCGGATTCTCTGCTCACGGCCTTTGACGCTACGGTAACCGGACTGGCGGCTGCCGGCATCGCCTTTGCTGTCTCACGACTGCGTAAAAGGTGGTATGAGGATTATTTGAGTTCACTCGAGTCATTGATGGAAAGCTTGTTGGAGGTGTTTGCACGTGGACGGGGGATTGAGAAGAAGTCGGCTCAGGACGCCTGA
- a CDS encoding Ig-like domain-containing protein, which produces MRLKGLKFKYVSQKAVVLVVMSTLLLSLLWMAKPGTASADSGSIGVPADTLTIKVGYFGGPYYTKKVYTASDLDAMPQVQQAYTFIDNMPAVVIDSAKGIKLTDLLADAGIDVNSVEAFYFYATDTKVGWYQCLPKSYLLDTARYYYPNLPTHWDSDTHSSIPGAVYGAIRVAPIIATRDNWQRFATAPDFSVNDTSTRFRLLFGQDDTNTRTAFRSVKWVHAIEVMLGGTPPSGVTLDQGMVNLKVGSTVQLTATVGPDDATDKSVTWSSSDTSVATVDNNGLVTVVGQGTATITVSTVVGNMTATCIVNDPNQDAGAQTIVPTSAGPEKDGSQGALSQQQYLTEKTESVAGVNSSRAGSQPWRVYEMSADAVPLQKQKEQNNLDIYAAMIFLCLFLLGAGRRYAEYAKEI; this is translated from the coding sequence GTGCGGTTGAAAGGGTTGAAGTTCAAATACGTGTCACAAAAAGCTGTTGTCCTTGTGGTGATGTCGACCCTGTTGTTGAGTCTGCTGTGGATGGCTAAGCCGGGTACGGCAAGCGCCGACTCCGGTAGTATAGGAGTGCCGGCTGACACGCTGACGATTAAGGTTGGGTATTTCGGAGGGCCCTACTACACAAAAAAGGTCTACACGGCCAGCGATTTGGACGCAATGCCGCAGGTACAGCAAGCCTATACTTTCATCGACAACATGCCGGCGGTGGTTATAGATTCGGCCAAGGGGATCAAACTGACCGATCTGCTGGCGGATGCCGGTATCGATGTCAATTCAGTAGAGGCCTTCTATTTTTACGCGACAGATACTAAAGTGGGATGGTATCAATGTTTACCCAAATCTTACCTGTTGGACACAGCCCGTTACTATTATCCGAATTTGCCGACACATTGGGATAGTGATACGCATTCGTCTATACCCGGAGCAGTATATGGGGCAATCCGGGTAGCGCCAATCATTGCCACCCGGGACAACTGGCAACGGTTTGCCACCGCTCCGGATTTTAGTGTTAATGACACTTCAACCAGGTTTAGATTGCTGTTTGGCCAGGATGATACCAATACACGTACTGCCTTCCGTTCTGTCAAATGGGTGCATGCCATCGAAGTGATGTTGGGCGGGACACCACCCAGTGGGGTTACCCTCGATCAGGGCATGGTCAATCTCAAAGTTGGCAGCACAGTCCAGTTGACAGCGACCGTGGGTCCGGACGACGCCACGGACAAGAGCGTGACCTGGAGTTCCAGCGACACCAGTGTGGCTACGGTTGATAACAATGGGCTGGTAACGGTTGTCGGCCAGGGCACGGCCACTATCACTGTAAGCACTGTAGTCGGAAATATGACAGCTACCTGCATAGTAAATGATCCAAACCAGGATGCCGGTGCTCAGACTATTGTACCCACCAGCGCCGGGCCTGAAAAGGACGGGTCACAGGGGGCTTTGTCCCAGCAGCAATATCTTACAGAAAAGACAGAATCAGTCGCCGGCGTCAACTCCAGCCGGGCAGGCAGCCAGCCCTGGAGAGTATACGAGATGTCGGCCGATGCCGTGCCCCTGCAGAAGCAGAAGGAGCAAAATAATCTGGACATTTATGCGGCAATGATCTTCCTGTGCCTTTTCCTTTTAGGCGCCGGCAGGAGATACGCAGAATATGCAAAGGAGATATAA
- a CDS encoding DUF456 domain-containing protein: MSVAGMILAVVFFTIGVLGTILPALPGAPLIWLGMLIYGFFVKFQNLPLVFFIGQGLAVLLIFFIDYLASIWGVRRYGGSREAVWGSILGGILGILVLGPFGLIFGPFIGAVAGELYRRSPLDKALEVGFGTLIGFLGGAVLKLAIEAVMIIWFFMAVI; this comes from the coding sequence GTGTCTGTTGCAGGCATGATTTTGGCGGTAGTTTTCTTTACCATTGGGGTACTGGGAACAATTCTCCCGGCGCTGCCCGGGGCGCCCTTGATCTGGCTGGGTATGCTAATTTATGGTTTCTTTGTAAAATTCCAGAATCTCCCCCTGGTATTTTTTATTGGTCAGGGACTGGCGGTACTACTGATATTTTTCATTGACTACCTGGCAAGTATCTGGGGGGTGAGGCGCTATGGCGGCTCAAGAGAAGCGGTTTGGGGCAGTATTTTGGGGGGGATCCTGGGAATCCTCGTGCTGGGACCCTTTGGACTTATCTTTGGACCATTTATTGGCGCGGTAGCGGGTGAATTATACCGGAGAAGTCCTCTTGATAAAGCCTTGGAAGTGGGGTTTGGTACCCTGATTGGGTTCCTGGGAGGCGCCGTTCTAAAACTGGCAATTGAAGCAGTTATGATTATATGGTTCTTTATGGCGGTTATCTAA
- a CDS encoding methyltransferase, which produces MPDESLFAVPQELLILGAAVKTGIVEALHGKPMTVEDLARELNCNARAVWMVTEALAELGYLVRENGRLRLDDQSASMFYDENAPNYTGFAFMHRYNIIKAWIHLPDIIRTGIPYPKEKETPDLPFFLASMARSALQGSAEIAGFCLAGYKKGARVLDIGGGPLTYARAFAALGAQVTILDLPPVVDYMSSFLKENENIEMLPGDFNLGLPQGPYDLVFMGNICHIVGESGNKGLFKKAANVLPIGGKAAIIDFIRGTGPQAAVFGVNMLANTPEGGVWSFEQYSTWLAEAGFGEVVLHELAGRQLLLAVKVK; this is translated from the coding sequence ATGCCCGATGAATCTTTATTTGCCGTGCCGCAGGAGTTGCTGATTTTAGGAGCGGCGGTGAAAACCGGTATTGTTGAAGCCCTGCACGGTAAGCCGATGACTGTGGAAGACCTGGCGCGAGAACTAAACTGTAATGCGCGGGCCGTTTGGATGGTTACTGAAGCCCTGGCGGAATTGGGCTACCTGGTACGGGAAAACGGCAGGTTGCGGTTGGACGATCAGTCCGCAAGCATGTTTTATGACGAGAATGCGCCAAATTATACGGGCTTTGCCTTTATGCACAGGTACAATATTATTAAGGCCTGGATTCATCTCCCTGATATCATTCGCACGGGTATCCCATACCCCAAGGAGAAGGAAACTCCGGATTTGCCTTTCTTCCTGGCTTCTATGGCTCGCAGCGCCCTCCAGGGTTCGGCTGAAATAGCCGGGTTCTGCCTTGCAGGGTACAAAAAGGGAGCGAGGGTTCTGGATATCGGCGGCGGCCCCCTTACCTACGCCCGGGCTTTTGCCGCGCTGGGCGCACAGGTGACTATTCTGGACCTGCCCCCGGTAGTTGATTACATGTCGAGTTTCTTGAAGGAGAACGAGAACATTGAAATGCTGCCCGGGGATTTTAACCTGGGCCTGCCCCAGGGTCCCTATGATCTGGTCTTCATGGGCAATATCTGCCATATTGTAGGAGAGAGCGGCAACAAGGGACTCTTTAAGAAAGCGGCAAATGTACTGCCTATAGGCGGGAAGGCGGCCATTATTGATTTTATCCGCGGGACCGGGCCCCAAGCCGCCGTCTTTGGTGTGAATATGCTGGCCAACACTCCCGAAGGCGGCGTCTGGAGCTTTGAACAATACTCCACCTGGCTTGCTGAGGCCGGTTTCGGTGAAGTGGTCCTGCATGAACTGGCGGGCAGACAGCTGTTGCTTGCCGTAAAGGTAAAATAA
- a CDS encoding pyruvoyl-dependent arginine decarboxylase, translating to MLPTPTKFALVSGTSEGSSKLNAFDHALLNAGVGNCNLLKVSSILPPGAKLVADLNIPAGSLVPIAYGSLCLDSPGELIAAAVGVGIGDPESYGVIMEYSGRASKDEAEVQIKRMVEEAFAKRGLALSQILVRAVEHKVENTGCAFAAVALWY from the coding sequence ATGCTTCCAACTCCCACCAAATTTGCTCTGGTTTCAGGTACATCTGAAGGTTCTTCCAAGCTGAACGCTTTTGACCACGCTTTGCTCAATGCCGGGGTGGGAAACTGCAACCTGTTGAAAGTGAGCAGCATTTTACCACCAGGAGCAAAACTGGTTGCCGACCTGAATATTCCCGCCGGGTCGCTGGTGCCAATCGCCTATGGCTCGCTCTGCCTTGACAGTCCGGGCGAATTAATAGCAGCCGCAGTTGGTGTGGGCATTGGGGACCCGGAGAGCTACGGTGTAATCATGGAATATTCAGGACGCGCCAGTAAGGATGAAGCCGAAGTACAAATTAAAAGGATGGTGGAAGAAGCTTTTGCCAAGCGCGGGCTTGCATTGTCTCAAATATTGGTACGGGCGGTTGAGCACAAGGTAGAAAACACCGGCTGCGCTTTTGCCGCTGTTGCGCTCTGGTATTAA
- the cwlD gene encoding N-acetylmuramoyl-L-alanine amidase CwlD: MPSPVRIFIFRGKTLLALAALAVFMLIGCRAAIDRFEKHHIAALTWAVSNKVIIIDPGHGGDDPGAIGGGGALEKEIVLEVSKKLAGILSQAGAQVFLTRESDRDLSDPEQKNSYKAKMQDLTRRVELANQKQADLFISIHVNSFPDRREGGAQTFSQPGEVESKKLAEAIQQEMNRYTVNPGRQAKQVDYFANRMAEMPSAIVEIGFISNPQEEKLLTDHIYQDKVAWSIYAGITRYLSQPKTAMALPKLAG; encoded by the coding sequence TTGCCTTCTCCGGTTCGAATTTTTATATTTCGAGGAAAAACTTTGCTGGCCCTGGCGGCTTTGGCAGTGTTTATGCTCATCGGCTGCCGGGCCGCAATTGATCGTTTTGAAAAGCATCATATCGCCGCCCTGACCTGGGCGGTTTCCAATAAGGTAATTATTATTGACCCTGGGCATGGGGGAGACGACCCGGGGGCAATCGGGGGGGGCGGCGCCTTGGAGAAAGAGATTGTCCTCGAAGTCTCCAAAAAACTGGCCGGCATCCTTAGCCAGGCCGGGGCACAGGTTTTTCTCACCAGAGAAAGCGACCGGGACTTGAGTGACCCGGAACAAAAAAATTCATATAAGGCCAAAATGCAGGACCTGACCAGAAGGGTTGAACTGGCAAACCAAAAGCAGGCCGACCTTTTTATCAGCATCCATGTCAACAGCTTTCCAGACCGCCGTGAGGGAGGGGCACAGACCTTTTCCCAACCTGGTGAAGTGGAAAGCAAGAAACTGGCCGAAGCTATACAGCAAGAAATGAACCGTTACACTGTAAATCCCGGGCGGCAGGCCAAACAGGTAGATTATTTTGCCAACCGTATGGCTGAAATGCCCAGCGCAATTGTAGAAATAGGATTTATCAGCAATCCCCAGGAAGAAAAACTACTGACCGATCATATCTACCAGGACAAAGTTGCCTGGTCAATTTACGCCGGTATTACCCGTTACTTATCTCAACCTAAAACAGCTATGGCCCTTCCGAAGCTCGCTGGTTAA
- a CDS encoding polyprenyl synthetase family protein gives MTLKAECKPSNTLPESIAETRLKSIYLPIKSELSQVEEEIAGACSAIGPAGSGSYLLRAGGKRIRAALVLLSSLYGNDPAPEVIRLAASVEILHLATLVHDDLIDYSDSRRGAPTVNKIWGRNAAILAGDYLYALFLEHAAGLGKPIFSSIAVSLRNMVKAEILQLQLLYNCDISERDYVARTYLKAGSFLSCCSRLGAELAGAPEKVRRALERYGWFMGIAFQIKDDILDFLGDETSLGKPVAQDLRQGVLTLPVIHALNNSPERHQIRTLIEKKELSATTLQFIIRELENCGSLSYSARILKRYARLAGRALAPLPENQARNSLEALLDFVITREL, from the coding sequence ATGACCTTAAAAGCAGAATGCAAACCCAGTAATACCCTGCCGGAAAGCATTGCTGAAACCCGGCTGAAATCAATTTACCTGCCTATCAAGAGCGAGCTGTCGCAGGTTGAGGAGGAAATTGCCGGCGCCTGTTCGGCTATAGGTCCGGCAGGAAGCGGCTCCTATTTACTGCGGGCGGGGGGCAAACGCATCCGAGCGGCCCTGGTCCTCCTATCTTCCCTGTACGGAAACGATCCCGCCCCTGAAGTAATCAGGCTTGCCGCGTCAGTTGAAATACTACACCTGGCCACCCTCGTCCATGATGATCTGATCGATTACTCCGACAGCCGGCGTGGAGCGCCAACTGTAAACAAGATCTGGGGCCGCAATGCCGCAATCCTGGCCGGAGATTACCTGTATGCGCTTTTTTTGGAACATGCGGCCGGTCTTGGCAAGCCCATTTTTTCCTCTATAGCTGTTTCCCTGCGAAATATGGTGAAAGCGGAGATACTTCAGCTGCAGCTTCTTTATAATTGTGACATAAGTGAAAGGGATTATGTGGCCCGTACTTATCTCAAAGCAGGCTCTTTCCTGTCCTGTTGCAGCCGGCTGGGGGCTGAGCTTGCCGGCGCGCCTGAAAAAGTGCGGCGCGCCCTGGAAAGATACGGCTGGTTTATGGGCATAGCATTTCAAATCAAGGATGATATTCTGGATTTCCTGGGTGATGAGACCAGCCTCGGCAAGCCGGTCGCACAGGATCTGAGGCAGGGAGTGCTAACCCTCCCGGTGATTCACGCCCTCAACAACAGCCCCGAGAGGCATCAGATCCGCACCCTGATCGAAAAGAAGGAATTGTCCGCCACCACCTTGCAATTCATTATCAGGGAACTTGAGAATTGCGGTTCGCTGTCATACTCGGCAAGAATACTTAAGCGTTACGCCCGCCTGGCCGGACGCGCTCTGGCGCCTCTGCCGGAAAATCAAGCACGGAACAGCCTTGAGGCTTTATTGGATTTTGTTATAACAAGGGAACTGTGA
- a CDS encoding prenyltransferase, which translates to MTEFTRRLIKPMLPKAFGLWKMFRLVPVLSWSATSFALGIGPAVSLNTSAQINWCYVTLVVFSGLVLHGITAHACNDLVDWRSGTDRVSPGILSGGSGVIKNGLLSERQLMFICLAGLLLPIAASLYLSSQRGPLVFVFLLVGAWSGLSYTLPPFRLSYRPLLGEWLSAFPTILCCTIGSFYILTGQVTIEVATAGVIHGFFSLGWLMQHHLPDMTADLGASPPKVTTPAFFSRRWGPGSARLAPASYCTLAALTGLWAGIFIDPVFFIVLPFATFCIYLSAATDPLNVASITVREKTMVLLTSGHAAILAVLLGLGW; encoded by the coding sequence ATGACTGAATTCACCAGGCGCCTAATCAAACCAATGCTGCCAAAAGCTTTCGGTCTTTGGAAAATGTTCAGGCTGGTTCCGGTCTTGTCCTGGAGCGCCACTTCTTTTGCCCTGGGTATCGGGCCGGCCGTTAGTTTGAACACGTCCGCCCAAATCAACTGGTGTTATGTCACCCTGGTAGTATTCTCAGGTTTAGTCCTGCATGGGATCACCGCACACGCTTGCAATGACCTTGTAGACTGGCGTTCAGGTACCGACCGCGTGAGCCCGGGTATCTTATCAGGAGGCAGCGGTGTCATCAAAAATGGGCTTTTAAGTGAACGCCAGCTTATGTTTATCTGTCTGGCCGGCTTGCTGCTGCCCATTGCCGCCAGCCTGTATTTAAGCAGCCAGCGGGGCCCGCTGGTTTTTGTATTTCTCCTGGTAGGCGCCTGGTCCGGGTTGTCTTACACCCTGCCCCCGTTCAGGTTGTCCTACCGCCCGCTGCTGGGGGAATGGCTGTCTGCTTTTCCCACCATTCTTTGCTGCACAATCGGCTCCTTTTATATCCTGACCGGCCAGGTGACCATTGAGGTTGCAACAGCAGGCGTCATCCACGGTTTCTTTTCTCTGGGGTGGCTCATGCAGCACCACCTGCCGGACATGACCGCCGACCTGGGCGCGTCTCCCCCCAAGGTGACGACCCCGGCCTTTTTTAGCCGCAGGTGGGGTCCCGGCAGCGCCCGTCTGGCGCCGGCCAGTTATTGTACTCTGGCAGCCCTGACCGGCCTTTGGGCTGGCATATTTATCGACCCTGTATTTTTCATAGTTCTCCCCTTCGCCACCTTCTGCATTTACCTGTCTGCTGCTACCGATCCTCTAAACGTAGCTTCAATAACTGTACGCGAAAAAACGATGGTTTTGCTGACCTCCGGCCACGCGGCAATACTTGCCGTTCTGCTGGGACTCGGGTGGTAA